Below is a genomic region from Halobacterium sp. CBA1132.
CTGCCGGATGACGTCGCCCATGATGACGACGGGCACACCGAGCTCCTCGGCGACGGCGGCAGCCTCGCTCTTGCCGCTGCCCGGCATCCCCACGGTACCGATAACTCTCATTACACCGACGTAGCAGCCGACCGTACCTGTGTGCTTCGACTCCTCGGCGCCAACCCGTCGGTTTTTAATCGATGACGCGGTACGCACAGGTATCGGACGCCAGCGGGCGAGCCGTGGACACATGGCCAAACTCGGATAAGGCATCCGCCTTCTAAGCGGAGGATTCTGGGTTCGAATCCCAGTGTGTCCGTTGGACGCGAAGACGCTCCGGTTGGCGCCGCCGGCGAACAACCAATCGGTAGGCATCGACATGGCCGCCGACTACACGCTTGACACGCAGTTGAACGCAATCCGACTTCGAGAGGGTGTGTAGGCGACGAAACCGAGAGTGCTCTGACCCGGTAGCGTTTGCGAGATGGACGAACAGGCTCCACGGTCTGTTCGTGCGACTAGCGAGCGCTAGAATCGTGGTCGTGCCCGGGGCGTCGCGTCGAACTGCCGAGGGTCACATCATCTGGGCGACTTCCTCGAAGTCCGCGCGGCAGAACGGGCAGCGGTAGCTCGTCTCGAATCCCGTGGTCTGGGCGACTGTTCGCGTTTCGAGTTCGTGCATCGCGATGTCGCGACCACAGTCGGGGCAGTCGAGCTTTGGCACGTGACACGCTTACACACGCCACTGACTTAAAACGATGGTTGGCAAGTGATAACACACCTGCGCCGGAGAGGCGCGCTTCGCGCCCAGAAGGCACGTTCCGGTCGGAGCGCGACAACAGAGCGGTTTCAAACCTTTTGTGGCGTAGATTTCCCGTCGCTGGCGGCGTTCACGTCGAAAATTCGCGGGGAAAGCGACCACGAACGCGGGTTGTTCGCTACCGGGCACGCGCTCGGCGCGGCTCACGCCGTTCGCTGTTCGTCAGTCCCGTGGCTCTCATTCGTACGCTTCGCTCGTTTGCTCACGGCTCCCAAAAGTCGCCGCTCGCCATTTCCGCGGTTCTCGGTCGCTGCGCTCCCTCCGAGCCGCGCCCCCTCCGAGCCACGCTACGACAGGCTCGCGGTTCGTCCCTCCCCGCTCGCAGTTCCCGAGAGTCTCAGTCGCTCGCTGCGCTCGCCCCTTCCGACTCTCGCTACGCTTCGAACCCGTCCTCGAATTTGAAGGTGCCGTTGCGCTGGACGACTTCCCCGTCGACCTCGATGTAGGAATCCTCGCTCATGTCCACGATCATGTCAACGTGTTTGGCGGAGTCGTTCTGCTCGACGCCCTCGCCGACCGTCGCGGGGTACGCGCGACCCAGCGCCATGTGGACGGTGTCGCCCATCTTCTCGTCGAACAGCATGTTGTAGGTGAACCGGTCGATGTCGCGGTTCATCCCGATGCCGAGTTCGCCGAGGCGGCGCGCGCCGTCGTCGGTTTCGAGGATGCCTTCGAGGACGTCCTCGTTCTGGTCCGCAGAGAAGTCCACGACTTCGCCGTCCTCGAATTTGAGCCACGCGCCCTGAATCTCGCGGGCCTGATGGTAGACCGGCTTGTCGAACGTGACCTCGCCCTCCACGCTGTCGGGGACGGGCGCGGTGAACACCTCGCCCGCGGGGAGGTTGTTCGTCCCGCAGTCGTTGAGCGTCACCATGTCCTTCACGCTCATCGTGACGTCGGTGGTGTCCCCGGAGACGATGCGGACTTCCTCGGCGGGGTCGAGAATCTCGACCATCTGCTCCTGGTGGGCCTCGACCTCGTCCCAGTCCTTGAGCATCGCGTCGTAGACGAAGTCCTCGTAGGCCTCCGTGGACATCTCCGCGAGCTGGGCGTCCGCGGACGCGGGGTAGTGCGTGAGACACCACTTCGTGTCGAGGCGCGCGTTCAGCACGTCGCGGTAGGCGGCGGCGAACGCGGAGCCGACCTCCGTGCTGACGTCGCTCTGCTCGCTGACGTTCTCGTGGGGACGGCCGACGACGGCGGCGTCGGCGTGCTCGAACAGCTGGAGGAGGTGTTCGGGCTCGGTGAGGTCGTCGGGGTCGACTTCGCGGAGGTACGCGCGGGCGGCGCGGTCCGTGCCGATGCCGCGGTCGCCGCGCGCGAGCATCACGGGGTTGGCGCCGACCTTCCCGATTTCCTCGTAGAGGGCGACGGCGAGGTCTTCGGCGACCGGCGGCAGGCTCACCACGACGTTCTCGTCGGGCTGGAGGTCGATGGCGCGGTCGACGATGATTTCGGCGTGCCGGTGGATGCGGTCGTCCATACCGCACGTTTCGCGCGAACGACGAAAAGGACTTTTCGAATCGAAGTGCCTCCGTGACGCCTCACTTTTGGCGCTGCGGCGCGGACGAGCGCACGTGATAGACCTGCGCAGCGACACCGTCACGACACCGAGCGAGGAGATGCGGGCGGCCGCGGCCGACGCCGAGGTCGGCGACGACGTCTACGGCGAGGACCCGACGGTCAACGAACTGGAGCGCCGCGCGGCCGAGGCGGTCGGGAAGGACGCCGCGATGTACGTGCCGACGGGGACGATGGGCAACCAAATCGCCGCCCGGGTCCACACGGAGCGCGGGCAGGAAGCGCTCGTCGAGCGCGAGAGCCACGTCTACAAGTACGAACTCGGCGGGTTCGCCCAGCACTCCCAACTCCAGGTGCGGACGTACGACGGCGGCGCGAACGGCGCGCCGACCCCTGAGCAGGTCCGGGACGGATACGTCGAAGAGGACCTCCATCGTGCGGGCACGCGCCTACTCTGCTTGGAGAACACGCACAACGTGAAGGGCGGCGTCCCGGTGCCGGCCGACGACGTCGCGGCCGCGGCGCGGGCGGCCCACGACCTCGACGTCCCGGTCCACGTCGACGGTGCGCGCCTGTTCAACGCCGTGGCCGCGCTGGACGCCGACGCCGCGGACCTGCTAGCGCCCGTCGATTCCGTGATGTTCTGCCTCTCGAAGGGGCTGGGGGCGCCCGTCGGGTCGATGCTCGCGGGCAGCGAAGAATTCGTCGAGCAGGCGCGCCGCGTCCGGAAGCTCATGGGCGGCGGGATGCGGCAAGCCGGAATCATCGCCGCGCCGGGCCTCGAAGCGCTAGAGAACCGCGACCGCCTCCACCGCGACCACGAGCGCGCGAAGACGCTTGCCGCCGAACTCGACGCGCTCGACGGACTATCGGTCGCGGAACCCGAGACGAACATCGTCCTCGTGGACACGACTGACGCGGGAGTGACCGCCGCAGCGCTACTGGAGTGCTGCGAGAGCGAGGGCGTCCTCGGGAGCGAGTTCGGCGAGTACACGATTCGGTTCTGCACGCACCTCGACGTGGGCGACGCGGACGTCGAGGCCGCCGTCGAAGCCGTCGAGCGCGCGCTCTAGTCGCCGTCCTTCCCGCTCTGGAACCCCTCCTTGAAGCCGGCGAGCGTGCGTCGGAGGAACAGGAACACGAAGAACACGAACAACAGGAAGGCGGCGGCGAGGACGTAGAACGCGGGGCCGAGTTCCACCATACCACGGGGTTCGACCCGCGGGCATTAGTCGTTTCCCCCGCGAGCGTGGTTCGGAGCGAGTGAGCGAAGCGAACGAGCGAGAACCACGTTGATGCGAACGGCGACCACCGGGAGCCGTGAGCGGAGCGAACGACTGAGGCCCACGGACCCGGCGAACAGCGGTTGTGTCAGGAAAAGCTCAATACGGTCGGACGCGAAGCGCGGGTATGTCCGGTCTGTTACCCTCTCGCTCGGAGGTCGACGACGCCGAGGGGGAGCCCCGCGTGGTCGGCGTCGACTCCGAGGACGCCGACCGCCTCCTGTCCGCGCTCGCCTCGGGGACCGCGCGGGACCTGTACGGCGCGCTCCACGACACGCCGGCGACCCCGTCGGAACTCGCCGAGGAGTGCGAGACGTCCCTCCAGAACGCCCAGTACCACCTCGATAATCTGGAGGACGCGGACCTCGTCGAGGAGTGCGACACGCGCTACTCGGCGAAGGGCCGCGAGATGAGCGTCTACGCGCCCGCCGACGCCCCCGTGGTGTTGTTCGCGGGCGACGAGGAGGAGAGCAAGTCCGTGCGCTCGGCGCTCACGAACCTGCTGGGCGTCGTCGGCGTGTTGGGTGTTGTGAGCCTGCTCGTCCAGCAGTTCGTCGGCACCGGCCTGCAGGCGCCGGGCACGGCCGGCGAGAGTAGCGTCGAGACGACCAGCGAGTTCTCGGCGCTCGTCGCAGACGGCGGCGAGCCAGCCAACGCGGCCGCCGACGCCGCCGCGTCGCTGCCAGCCGGCGCAGCGTTCTTCCTCGGTGGCGTCCTCGCGCTCGCGCTCGTCGGCGCCGCGTGGTACGCTCGATAACCGGACGGTAAAGTCGTGTTTTGAGTCTACGTCGGCTATTTGATACCTGCGGGTGTACGACGTGGTACAGGCTCCCCCCGGCCTGTCCCCGTTGACGCTACCGGCCCTCCACCCGGAACTCCCGGAGGACGCTCCCGCTGCGGTCCCGAATCTCGCCGCGAACGCCCCCTCCCTCGTGGTGTAATTCGGCGTGCGCCGTCGCGTTGCCGCGCGGGTCGGCGTGACTTCCGGGATTCAACAACACCACGTCTTCTGTCTCTGTCACCGCCGGTCGATGCGTGTGTCCCGAGACCACGAGGTCGGCGCCGCGCTCGCGACCGAACAACGCGAGCCCAGTGGCGCCGCCGTGCTGGCGGTGCGTGACCGCGATGCGGAGGGCGTTCGCGTCCAGTGTCCGCGACTCCGGGAGGCGGTCGCGGACCGCTGGCTCGTCGGCGTTGCCGTGGACGGCCAACAACTGGTCGCCGGCGTCGTAGAACGCGTCGAGGGCGGTCTCGGTGGTGAAGTCGCCGGCGTGGACGACCCGGTCGGCCTCCCGGACCGCCGCCAGCGCGCGGCCCTGCAACTCGTGCCCGTCCGTGCTGTGGGTGTCGGACAGAACGGCTATCACGAGCGGACGTAGCGGCCGCGTGGCCGTGACTGTTGGGTTACGAGAGCGCGCCCGCAGCGACGTACAGCGCGAGCGCACTCGCGGTCGCTGCGGCGAGCGCCGCCACCGAGAGGACGATGGCGCGCTTGCGGTCGGCGCGCTGGCCGGCCTCGGGTGCCGGTCGCTGGCTGTCGCCGGAGCCGCTGACGTCGTAGACGCCCGCCATCGCGAACCCGACACAGAACTTCGCCCGCGCCTGAACGACGCCGAGGAAGCCGACGAACAGCGGCGCGACGGCGGCCAGCAGCCACGCGGGGTCGGCGTGGAGCGTCGCGACGGCGACAACGAGCAGCGCGGCGGCCCCGAACCCGGCGACGCCGGAGAGATAGCGTTTGCGTCGCTCGGCGTGACCGATGTTGCACGCGCCCGGCTGATACTCTGTCACACCTCCGCGTTGGGGCTGGGCCAATACCTATGTGTCGGCGGGCTGAATCACGACGAAATGGCCGGAAGCAAGTCGGTCGTTCTCGCTGCACTGTTTGCGAACGGCGCGATTGCGGTGTTGAAGTTCCTCGCGTTCCTCGTGACCGGGAGCCCGGCGATGCTCTCGGAGGTGTACCACTCCGTCTCCGACACCGGCAACCAGGTGTTCCTGCTCATCGGCCTGCGGTACGGCGAGCGCGAACGCACGCGCTCGCACCCCTTCGGCTACGGGAAGGCGCAGTTCTTCTACTCGTTTCTCGTCAGCGTGATGTTGTTCGGTATCGCGGGCTGGGAGTCCGCGAGCCACGGCTACGAGGCGCTGACCGGCCACGGGCGCGTGCTCGGCCGGCAGGCGAAACTGCTGGGCTACGAGTTCCCGGGCGTGTGGGCGAGTTACACGGTGTTGCTCGGCGCGATGGTGTTCGAGTCGTACGCGTTCGTGAAGGCCTACCGGGAGATGCAACGCCAGATCGAGCGCCACGGCTGGAGCGGGTTCAGGGAGGCGTTCCGCCGCACCAGCGACACGACGACGCTGACCGCGCTCACGGAGGACACGGTGGCGCTGCTTGGTCTGGGAATCGCGCTAGTGGGCGTGTTCCTCACCGAGCAGACCGGCAACCACGTCTACGACGCGGCGGCGGCGCTGCTCATCGGGCTGCTGTTGATGGGGTTCGCGGCGGCGCTGGCGTGGGAGAACAAGCGCCTGCTGCTCGGTGAGAGCCTCCCGGCGGCCGACGAGAACGACCTGCGGCGCATCGTCGAGGAGCGCCCCGAGGTCGACTCCATCGTTGGCTTCCGGACGGTGTACTTCGGCCCGAACGAGGTTCTCGTGACGGCGGACGTGGCGTTCGACCCCGCACTGGACACCGAGGGGATGGACGACGTGATTACGAGCCTCGAAGACGCGCTCCGGGAGGCGAACCCGGCGGTGTCGAAGGTGTACGTCGAGCCCGAGGCTGAGAGATAGTCGCACGGGTTTCGGGAACTCTGTTTTCGCGTCTACAAAATATATTTCTCCAGTTGGTAAACCTTTAAGTGAGATGCGGACGAACGTCGGAGTGTAATGAGCACCCAGAAGCACGTGCTGAAGCACGCCGGCGACGTCGAAGGCTCCGAAGGCCTCCGCATCGACGAGGAGAAGGCCGAACAGGTAATCGACGCGCTCAACACGGACCTCGCGGCGACGTACGTCCTCTACCACCAGATTCGGAAACACCACTGGAACGTCGAGGGCGCGGAGTTCCGCGACCTCCACCTGTTCCTCGGCGACGCCGCCGAGAACGCCGAGGCGTTCGCCGACGAACTCGCAGAGCGCGCGCAGGCACTGGGCGGCGTCCCGCACGCCAGCATGTCCACGCTCGAAGACGCCTCCCCGGTCGAACCCGAGGACGAGGACGTCTACGACATCCGGACGTCACTGGAGAACGACCTCGAGATGTACGGCGACATCATCGAGACGCTGCGTGAGCACGTCGACCTCGCGCAGAACCTCGGCGACCACGCGACCGCCGAAATCCTCCGCGAGAACCTCGTGCAGGTCGAGGAGGACGCCCACCACATCGAGCACTACCTCGAAGACGACACGCTGGTCGCCCGAGAGTAGACAGAACCAGTTTTTCTTTCGACGCCGCGACGAACAGCAGCGACTATCGTTCGATGTCGACGGTGCGGTCCGTGGAGATCCAGCCGTCGGGGTTGTCCGACTCCGTGAATACGGTCTTGTCCGGCGATGACTGGAACGCCGCCACACCCTCGCCGGCGGCCGGCGCGTCGTCCTCGCGGTCCTGCGTGGCTGCCATTACTACCCCGTACGGACCCACCCACGAATATACGTTTTGGTGTGCCTAAACCTCTCGGGGCGGGCCGCTACGCTGCCGCTCCCCCCGCGACTACTTCCGCTGGGAGCCGGACGTTTATACGCCGTCGCGCCGAATCAGCCCCCAACGTGGCCGCGAGCAACTCCCCCGACTACATGGAGTTCTTCCCGAAGCCGTCGCCGTACGACAACCAGCGGGAGGCGATGGACGGCATCCGCGACGCCCTCGACAGCGGCCGTGACGTGCTGTTCGAGGGAGCCTGCGGCACCGGGAAGACGCTCGCCGCGCTCGCCCCGGCGCTCGCGCACGCCCGCGAGACGAACAAGACGGTCGTCATCACGACGAACGTCCACCAGCAGATGCGCCAGTTCGTCCGCGAAGCCCGCGAGATTCACGACGCCGCGCCGCTGCGCGCGGTCGTCTTCAAGGGGAAGGGGTCGATGTGTCACATCGACGTCGACTACGAGGAGTGCCAAGTCCTCCGGGACAACACCCACGAACTCGTGGACGCCGAACGCGACAAACGGCAGCTAGAGGAGCGCCAGCAGGCCCTACTGGAGGAGAGCCAGGACGGCGACACCGAGGCCGCCGAAGCCCGCGAAGCGGTGCTGGACGAACTCGAATCAGTGGAGGACGACCTCGACGACCTCCGCGAGGGCAACGTCTGCGAGCGCTACTACGACAACCTCGTCGGCGACAACGACGAGTTCTACGAGTGGCTCTACGACGGCGTCCGCACCCCGGAGGACATCTACGACTACGCCGACGAACGGGGGCTCTGCGGGTACGAACTCCTCAAAGACGGCATCGAGGGCGTGGACCTCGCGGTCTGTAACTACCACCACCTGCTCGACCCGGGGATTCGCGCGCAGTTCTTCCGCTGGCTGGGCCGCGACCCCGAGGACGTGGTGGTGGTGTTCGACGAGGCACACAACGTCGAGGACGCCGCCCGGGACCACGCCACCGAGACGCTCACCGAGAACACCCTCGACAGCGCGCTCTCCGAGTTGGAGGAGGTCGAGGAGAGCCGTGCGGAGGGCGCCGAGCGCGTGGTGTCGGCGTTCCGGGACGCGCTCGTGGAGACCTACGAGGGCGCGTTCGGGCCGGGCGGCGACCGGGCGCTCGCGCGCTCGGAGGTCGACGGGAACTGGACGGACGTCCCGGTCGCCAACGAGGACAAGCGCGACGACCTCACGCTGGCGTTCCTCCAGCAGTACACCGGCCCCGGCATCCGGGAGGACGTCGACGACGCGCTCGCGCTCGGCGAGTACCTCGACGAGGAGTACGACGAAGCCTACCGGAACGGCGAGACGACGACGCGCCGGGAGTGTTTCGTGCTGGAGGCCGCGGAGTTCGTGGAGTCCTACGTCGAGGACAGCGGCGAACTCGGGCAGTACCCGACCGCCGCGGTGCGCCGCGACGAAGGAACGAACGACGTCTACGGCCGCGCGGAACTGTACACGTGCATCCCGCGGGACGTGACGACGGACCTCTTCGACGCCGTCCACGCGAGCGTTCTGATGAGCGCGACCCTTCGCCCGTTCGACGTCACCGCCGACGTGCTCGGCTTGGAGGACCCGGAGACGATGGCGTTCGGCCTCCAGTTCCCCGAAGAACGCCGCCGCACGTTCGCGGTGGACACGAAGCCGCTGTTCTCCTCGAACCGGGACGACCCCGACACCCAGCGGGAGGTCGCGGGCGCGCTCCGGGACGCCGTGAAATTCACGCCCGGGAACTGCCTGTTCTTCTTCCCGAGCTACAGCGAAGCCGAACGCTACCACGACCTGCTGGCGGACGTGGAGGCTGCGCGCTACCTCGATCAACCCGGCACCAGCGCCGAAGAGCTCCGGCAGACGTTCACGGACGACCGCAACGGCGCCCTGTTCACGTCGCTGTGGGGGACGCTCGCGGAGGGCGTGAGCTTCGACGGCGACGACGCGCGAACGGTAGCGGTCGTCGGCGTCCCCTACCCGCACCTCGACGCGCGCGCCGAAGCCGTCCAAGACGCCTACGGGCGCGTGTTCGGCGACCGCGACGACCGCCGCAACGAGGACGCCGGCTGGCGCTACGCCGTCGAGATTCCCACCGTCCGCAAGACCCGGCAGGCGATGGGCCGCGTGATTCGCTCCCCGGACGACTTCGGCGTGCGCATGCTCGTCGACCGCCGCTACACCAAAGAGAGCCGCACGTCCATGCGAAAGTACAGCGTCAACCCGACGTTCCCCGCCGAAGAGCGCCGCGAACTCCTCGACATCGACCCCGAGAAACTCCGCGTGTCGATGCTGAACTTCTACACGGACCTCGACGCCTACGACGGGCAGCCCCCGAGTCCGTAGGTCTCGTATCAGCGGCTGGCGTCTCCAGCTCCTTCGACGGCACCTCGAAATTCCCGGCGTACTCCTTCGAAGTGACCGCTGACACCTCGAAAGCCCCGGCGGGCTACGGTCGCGCGGCTCGCTGTGCGCGCTCGCGGTGCTCGCGTGCTTGCTTCGCCGTGCTTCCCGTAGCCCGCCGCCCCTTTCAGTCCGCCCAATTACCGGCTAACCAACCGTTTACGGGTGGGTTGAAAGGGGCGGGCCGGTCGGCTGCTCCCGGACGAAGTAAGCACCGCAGGCCAGAGGCCGAGGAGCACAACGAGTCCCGGAGCACCGAGCGGCCCGGGGCTTTCGAGGTGTTACCGTCGAGATGACGACGAGCAACTGAGAATCTACGCGGGCAAGGAGAGCGTGTCGACGCGTTCGCCGCGTTCGGCGTCGTAGAGGTAGAGTTCGTCGATGGTCCACGTGACGGGGCCGACGCGGCGGCCGTCGACGTTCTCGACGGCGCGGCGGCCGCGGAAGCCGTCGGCGTCGCGGGCGAGCGTGACGTGGGGGTCGTAGTCGTCACCGCCCTCCATGATTGGGACGGGGTCGAACACCTCGCAGAGGCGCTGGTGGAGGCCGTGGAGGCCGGGGCTCTCGACGGCGAGGTAGACGACGGGACTGGAGCCGTTCGGAGGATTCTCGAAGGTGTCGACTTCGGCGACGCGGGCTTCGACGGCTGGCGCGCCGTCGAGGGCGTCCTGGGCGGTCTGCCACGCGGTGCGGAGTTGTTTGCGGTCGTCGGCGGGGACGCGCTTGACGAGAAGCGTCTGCTCGCGTCGTTCGCGGACGCGAGCGAATTCCGACAGCGCCGGGCGGAGGTCCGCTGCGACCTCCTTGACCGCGTCCGGCACCGGAGCGTTCACGCTGTACACACGCTCTCGTGGGGGCCGGAGCGGCAAAGCGCTGGCGTTAGATGACGTCGAGCAGCCACAGCACGATGAGCACGACCACGATAGTACCGAGCAGCGGCGGCGCGAGCCCGAGGAGGCCGCCGAGGACGCCGATGATGCCCTCCAGGATTTCGAGGGCGATCCAGACGACGACGAGCAGGAGCACGATTTTCAGGAGGTCTTCGACCTCGAGTTTGCCGCGGGCTGTTGGCATACGGACGCGTTCGGAGACGACGCGGATAAGGGTTCAGGCAGTCGTGGGTCGTGTTACCATCAATGGCAAGACAACGGGACGGGAGCAACGCTTAAGCCGTCGGGACCGTTCGAAACTGGTAATGACGCAGTCGTCGGCTCCCGCCCGCCGCTCGCCCGCTGTGAGCCGCGGGACCGTCGGCTGTTCGGTCTCCTCCCGCCGCGTGCCGCGACGACCGGGGTCCTTCTGACCCCACTATAGCTACACTCCTCGTTTTCGGTCTCGCATCACTTCCCGACTACTGCGGCACACAACACACACGGAACACACAATGACAGGAGGAACGGTCGCGCTCGCCTTCTCCGGCGGGCTCGACACGACGGTCTGCGTACCGCTGCTGAAAGAAGAGTACGGCTACGACGACGTCATCGGCGTGACGGTCGACGTCGGCCAGCCCGAATCGGAGTTCGCGGAAGCCCACGAGACGGCCGACGCGCTCGGCGTCGACCACTACGTGGTGGACGCGAAAGCGGAGTTCGCCGACCTCTGCTTCGAGGCGGTGCAGGCGAACGCGAGCTACCAGGGCTACCCGCTCGGCACCGCACTCGCGCGCCCGGTCATCGCGGAAGCGATTCTGGGCGTCGCTGAAGAACAGGGCTGCACGGCGCTCGCGCACGGCTGCACCGGGAAGGGCAACGACCAGCTGCGCTTCGAAGCCGTCTGGCGCGCCAGCGACCTCGACGTCATCGCGCCCGTTCGCGAACTCGGTCTCACGCGCGAGTGGGAGATCGACTACGCGGACGAGAAGGGCCTGCCAGTAGAGGCGGGCAACGAGGGCGAGTGGAGCATCGACACGAACCTCTGGAGCCGTAGCGTCGAGGGCGGCGACCTCGAAGACCCCGGCTACGAGCCGCCGGAGGACATCTACGACTGGACGGACGCCCCGAGCGACGAGACCGAGACCATCGACGTCGAGTTCGAGCAGGGCGTCCCGGTCGCCGTCGACGGCGACGAGATGGAACCGGTGCCGCTCATCGAGTACCTCAACGACCTCGCCGGGAGCTACGGCGTCGGCCGCACGGACATGATGGAGGACCGCATGCTCGGCCTGAAGGTCCGCGAGAACTACGAACACCCGGCGGCGACGACGCTGCTCACGGCCCACGAGGCGCTCGAACAGCTCGTCCTGACGAAAGACGAGCGCGACTTCAGCAAGCAGGTCAGCCAGCAGTGGTCCCAGAAGGCCTACGAGGGCCTCGTCGACCACCCGCTGATGGACGCCCTGAACGGGTTCTTCGAGGGCACCCAGCAGAAGGTCACGGGCACGGTCACCATCAAATTCGAGGGCGGGCAGGCCCGTCCGGTCGCCCGCGAGAGCGAGTACGCGGTGTACTCCGCGGACGCCGCGAGCTTCGACACGGAGACCGTCAACGGCATCGAGCAGGGCGACGCGACC
It encodes:
- the dpsA gene encoding DNA starvation/stationary phase protection protein DpsA, which encodes MSTQKHVLKHAGDVEGSEGLRIDEEKAEQVIDALNTDLAATYVLYHQIRKHHWNVEGAEFRDLHLFLGDAAENAEAFADELAERAQALGGVPHASMSTLEDASPVEPEDEDVYDIRTSLENDLEMYGDIIETLREHVDLAQNLGDHATAEILRENLVQVEEDAHHIEHYLEDDTLVARE
- a CDS encoding low specificity L-threonine aldolase encodes the protein MIDLRSDTVTTPSEEMRAAAADAEVGDDVYGEDPTVNELERRAAEAVGKDAAMYVPTGTMGNQIAARVHTERGQEALVERESHVYKYELGGFAQHSQLQVRTYDGGANGAPTPEQVRDGYVEEDLHRAGTRLLCLENTHNVKGGVPVPADDVAAAARAAHDLDVPVHVDGARLFNAVAALDADAADLLAPVDSVMFCLSKGLGAPVGSMLAGSEEFVEQARRVRKLMGGGMRQAGIIAAPGLEALENRDRLHRDHERAKTLAAELDALDGLSVAEPETNIVLVDTTDAGVTAAALLECCESEGVLGSEFGEYTIRFCTHLDVGDADVEAAVEAVERAL
- a CDS encoding metallophosphoesterase, which produces MIAVLSDTHSTDGHELQGRALAAVREADRVVHAGDFTTETALDAFYDAGDQLLAVHGNADEPAVRDRLPESRTLDANALRIAVTHRQHGGATGLALFGRERGADLVVSGHTHRPAVTETEDVVLLNPGSHADPRGNATAHAELHHEGGGVRGEIRDRSGSVLREFRVEGR
- a CDS encoding 2'-5' RNA ligase family protein; this translates as MYSVNAPVPDAVKEVAADLRPALSEFARVRERREQTLLVKRVPADDRKQLRTAWQTAQDALDGAPAVEARVAEVDTFENPPNGSSPVVYLAVESPGLHGLHQRLCEVFDPVPIMEGGDDYDPHVTLARDADGFRGRRAVENVDGRRVGPVTWTIDELYLYDAERGERVDTLSLPA
- a CDS encoding aminopeptidase: MDDRIHRHAEIIVDRAIDLQPDENVVVSLPPVAEDLAVALYEEIGKVGANPVMLARGDRGIGTDRAARAYLREVDPDDLTEPEHLLQLFEHADAAVVGRPHENVSEQSDVSTEVGSAFAAAYRDVLNARLDTKWCLTHYPASADAQLAEMSTEAYEDFVYDAMLKDWDEVEAHQEQMVEILDPAEEVRIVSGDTTDVTMSVKDMVTLNDCGTNNLPAGEVFTAPVPDSVEGEVTFDKPVYHQAREIQGAWLKFEDGEVVDFSADQNEDVLEGILETDDGARRLGELGIGMNRDIDRFTYNMLFDEKMGDTVHMALGRAYPATVGEGVEQNDSAKHVDMIVDMSEDSYIEVDGEVVQRNGTFKFEDGFEA
- a CDS encoding cation diffusion facilitator family transporter, giving the protein MAGSKSVVLAALFANGAIAVLKFLAFLVTGSPAMLSEVYHSVSDTGNQVFLLIGLRYGERERTRSHPFGYGKAQFFYSFLVSVMLFGIAGWESASHGYEALTGHGRVLGRQAKLLGYEFPGVWASYTVLLGAMVFESYAFVKAYREMQRQIERHGWSGFREAFRRTSDTTTLTALTEDTVALLGLGIALVGVFLTEQTGNHVYDAAAALLIGLLLMGFAAALAWENKRLLLGESLPAADENDLRRIVEERPEVDSIVGFRTVYFGPNEVLVTADVAFDPALDTEGMDDVITSLEDALREANPAVSKVYVEPEAER
- a CDS encoding ATP-dependent DNA helicase, with protein sequence MEFFPKPSPYDNQREAMDGIRDALDSGRDVLFEGACGTGKTLAALAPALAHARETNKTVVITTNVHQQMRQFVREAREIHDAAPLRAVVFKGKGSMCHIDVDYEECQVLRDNTHELVDAERDKRQLEERQQALLEESQDGDTEAAEAREAVLDELESVEDDLDDLREGNVCERYYDNLVGDNDEFYEWLYDGVRTPEDIYDYADERGLCGYELLKDGIEGVDLAVCNYHHLLDPGIRAQFFRWLGRDPEDVVVVFDEAHNVEDAARDHATETLTENTLDSALSELEEVEESRAEGAERVVSAFRDALVETYEGAFGPGGDRALARSEVDGNWTDVPVANEDKRDDLTLAFLQQYTGPGIREDVDDALALGEYLDEEYDEAYRNGETTTRRECFVLEAAEFVESYVEDSGELGQYPTAAVRRDEGTNDVYGRAELYTCIPRDVTTDLFDAVHASVLMSATLRPFDVTADVLGLEDPETMAFGLQFPEERRRTFAVDTKPLFSSNRDDPDTQREVAGALRDAVKFTPGNCLFFFPSYSEAERYHDLLADVEAARYLDQPGTSAEELRQTFTDDRNGALFTSLWGTLAEGVSFDGDDARTVAVVGVPYPHLDARAEAVQDAYGRVFGDRDDRRNEDAGWRYAVEIPTVRKTRQAMGRVIRSPDDFGVRMLVDRRYTKESRTSMRKYSVNPTFPAEERRELLDIDPEKLRVSMLNFYTDLDAYDGQPPSP
- a CDS encoding argininosuccinate synthase, which produces MTGGTVALAFSGGLDTTVCVPLLKEEYGYDDVIGVTVDVGQPESEFAEAHETADALGVDHYVVDAKAEFADLCFEAVQANASYQGYPLGTALARPVIAEAILGVAEEQGCTALAHGCTGKGNDQLRFEAVWRASDLDVIAPVRELGLTREWEIDYADEKGLPVEAGNEGEWSIDTNLWSRSVEGGDLEDPGYEPPEDIYDWTDAPSDETETIDVEFEQGVPVAVDGDEMEPVPLIEYLNDLAGSYGVGRTDMMEDRMLGLKVRENYEHPAATTLLTAHEALEQLVLTKDERDFSKQVSQQWSQKAYEGLVDHPLMDALNGFFEGTQQKVTGTVTIKFEGGQARPVARESEYAVYSADAASFDTETVNGIEQGDATGVAKYHGFQSRLANASKPELAPDGGSEAQSDEASDE
- a CDS encoding helix-turn-helix domain-containing protein, which codes for MSGLLPSRSEVDDAEGEPRVVGVDSEDADRLLSALASGTARDLYGALHDTPATPSELAEECETSLQNAQYHLDNLEDADLVEECDTRYSAKGREMSVYAPADAPVVLFAGDEEESKSVRSALTNLLGVVGVLGVVSLLVQQFVGTGLQAPGTAGESSVETTSEFSALVADGGEPANAAADAAASLPAGAAFFLGGVLALALVGAAWYAR